In Sulfitobacter sp. W027, a single window of DNA contains:
- a CDS encoding siderophore-interacting protein, translating to MTIAKAKTTIPMDAPQEMLSRILSHLVDDHGMIFRAKGTTGHVFEQDGYRVEFDLRPRGLEVNLQAPGENAMQISKEGMVHHVAEFDPLLAERIRWQGITQEAGVAPQNFRLLTVLNSEVLFEGMQRVTLHYPDIAELAAQGLHLRLILPRDPSRTPVWPVMGANGAPVWPKGADELHARYVTLKNIRPETEEVDIDVVRHGSGLISQWAQNAIAGQKIGAMGPVGISALPSASSYFLAADGTGLPAVAQLLARLPEGAVGDVVAALPRGVSYQDYLPKTKLRVHALPPAQFETAVLGHAQALTDDGLGYAFFAGEFRNAQQLRGHFKTALGMDKTRQICTAYWRRD from the coding sequence ATGACCATCGCCAAAGCCAAGACTACCATCCCGATGGACGCGCCGCAGGAGATGCTCTCGCGGATCCTGTCGCATCTGGTTGACGATCACGGCATGATTTTCCGCGCCAAAGGGACGACTGGTCATGTGTTTGAGCAGGACGGCTACCGGGTGGAGTTCGATCTGCGCCCGCGTGGGTTGGAGGTGAACCTTCAAGCGCCCGGTGAAAACGCCATGCAAATCTCGAAAGAGGGCATGGTACATCATGTTGCAGAATTTGATCCGCTGCTGGCCGAGCGTATCCGCTGGCAAGGTATAACGCAGGAGGCGGGTGTCGCGCCGCAGAACTTCCGGCTGCTGACCGTCCTCAACAGCGAAGTTCTTTTTGAGGGGATGCAGCGCGTTACCCTGCATTACCCGGATATTGCCGAACTCGCCGCGCAGGGACTGCATCTGCGGTTGATCCTGCCGCGCGATCCCAGCCGCACGCCGGTTTGGCCCGTGATGGGCGCAAATGGCGCGCCGGTCTGGCCCAAAGGCGCGGATGAGCTGCACGCGCGCTATGTCACGTTGAAGAACATCCGCCCAGAGACCGAAGAGGTCGACATCGACGTGGTGCGCCATGGCTCTGGTCTGATTTCGCAATGGGCGCAGAACGCGATTGCGGGCCAAAAGATTGGTGCCATGGGCCCGGTGGGGATCAGCGCCTTGCCGTCAGCGTCTTCGTATTTTTTAGCCGCAGATGGCACGGGCCTGCCCGCCGTTGCGCAGCTTTTGGCGCGTTTGCCAGAGGGTGCCGTGGGCGATGTGGTGGCCGCCCTGCCGCGCGGTGTGTCCTATCAGGACTACCTGCCAAAGACCAAGTTGCGCGTTCACGCCCTGCCACCGGCACAGTTCGAAACTGCCGTCCTTGGTCACGCGCAGGCGCTGACCGATGACGGGTTGGGCTATGCCTTCTTTGCCGGAGAGTTCCGGAACGCCCAGCAGCTGCGCGGCCATTTCAAAACCGCGCTCGGCATGGATAAGACCCGGCAGATTTGCACAGCCTACTGGCGTCGGGACTGA
- the htpX gene encoding zinc metalloprotease HtpX: MGYVKTAMLMAAMTALFMGVGYLIGGSGGALIALLVAAGMNAFTWWNSDRMVLKMHDAQPVSPGDRAGLYALTAELARSAGLPEPKVYLIDTPQPNAFATGRNPANAAVAVTKGLMQSLSREELAGVIAHELAHIRNHDTAIMTVTATFAGAISMLANFAMFFGGARERMGMIGTLMMMFLAPMAAALVQMAISRTREYAADKAGAEICGHPLWLASALEKIAMGAARIDNHAAERNPATAHMFIINPLHAHKHDSLFATHPATENRIAALRAMTPTASPVREPSPRPTSSSRIPKSGRRGDAGPWS, encoded by the coding sequence ATGGGCTATGTAAAGACAGCGATGCTGATGGCGGCGATGACCGCGCTTTTCATGGGTGTTGGCTATCTGATTGGCGGGTCAGGTGGCGCACTGATCGCGCTCTTGGTTGCGGCAGGGATGAACGCCTTTACGTGGTGGAATTCCGACCGCATGGTGCTCAAGATGCACGATGCGCAGCCGGTCTCACCGGGGGACCGCGCGGGGCTATATGCCCTGACGGCAGAGCTTGCGCGGAGTGCGGGCCTGCCAGAGCCGAAAGTCTATCTGATCGACACGCCCCAGCCCAACGCATTCGCCACGGGGCGCAACCCGGCCAATGCCGCCGTGGCGGTGACGAAAGGGCTGATGCAAAGCCTCAGCCGGGAGGAACTCGCCGGTGTCATCGCGCATGAGCTGGCCCATATCCGTAACCACGACACGGCGATCATGACCGTGACCGCCACTTTCGCCGGTGCGATTTCGATGCTGGCGAACTTTGCGATGTTCTTCGGCGGCGCGCGGGAGCGAATGGGCATGATCGGCACGCTGATGATGATGTTCCTCGCCCCCATGGCCGCCGCACTGGTGCAGATGGCGATCAGCCGGACGCGGGAATATGCGGCAGACAAGGCCGGGGCAGAGATCTGCGGTCACCCGCTTTGGCTGGCCTCCGCGCTTGAGAAGATCGCGATGGGCGCCGCGCGGATCGACAATCACGCCGCAGAGCGGAACCCGGCCACGGCGCATATGTTCATCATTAACCCATTGCACGCGCATAAGCATGACAGCCTCTTCGCCACCCACCCCGCGACCGAGAACCGCATCGCTGCCCTGCGGGCGATGACGCCCACCGCATCCCCGGTGCGGGAGCCAAGCCCTCGACCCACCAGCAGCAGCCGCATTCCTAAGAGCGGAAGACGCGGCGACGCAGGACCGTGGAGCTAA
- a CDS encoding LysR substrate-binding domain-containing protein, with product MPRDVPLPPLNGLRAFAAAGRHMNLRAAADELGVTQGAVAQQVRGLEGHLGLRLFLREPRGLAFTEEGRAYHTSVSRAFEQLVEATDALRSAPARVTISVTPTFASKWLIPRLSDFTEAHPGIDLRITATERVASFHADGIDLAVRQARPPFGASLRADLLFAQEVVAVCSPSLIVEDAPLNAAGLARLTLLHDTHDLWPRYAEEAFGNAAKPARRLRFNQTTLSLDAALAGQGVALASRFLVQRDLKAGRLVRPVSHVMAGGLDFYLLSPRQGVSSAGIIVRDWLCAVAKCEAG from the coding sequence GTGCCACGTGACGTACCACTGCCGCCCCTGAACGGGCTCCGTGCCTTTGCCGCAGCGGGGCGGCATATGAACCTTCGCGCGGCTGCGGATGAGTTGGGCGTTACTCAAGGGGCGGTCGCCCAGCAGGTACGCGGGTTGGAGGGTCATTTGGGGCTGCGCCTGTTCCTGCGCGAGCCGCGCGGCCTAGCCTTTACCGAAGAGGGGCGCGCCTATCATACCTCCGTGTCGCGCGCTTTCGAGCAGTTGGTCGAGGCAACGGATGCCCTACGCAGTGCGCCCGCGCGGGTGACAATCAGCGTGACCCCGACCTTCGCGTCGAAATGGTTGATCCCCCGCCTGTCAGATTTCACCGAAGCCCACCCGGGCATCGATCTGCGCATCACAGCGACGGAGCGGGTGGCGAGCTTTCATGCGGATGGGATCGACCTCGCCGTTCGGCAGGCACGTCCGCCCTTCGGTGCGAGCCTGCGGGCTGATCTGCTGTTCGCGCAGGAGGTTGTGGCGGTCTGCTCGCCCAGTTTGATTGTTGAGGACGCGCCGTTGAATGCGGCAGGTTTGGCGCGTTTGACCCTGCTGCACGACACGCATGACCTTTGGCCGCGCTATGCGGAAGAAGCATTTGGCAACGCCGCAAAACCGGCGCGGCGGTTGCGGTTCAATCAGACGACACTGAGCCTTGATGCGGCCTTAGCAGGGCAGGGGGTAGCCTTGGCAAGCCGCTTTTTGGTCCAGCGCGATCTTAAGGCGGGGCGATTGGTGCGTCCGGTGTCTCATGTGATGGCGGGCGGCTTGGACTTCTACCTGCTCTCCCCGCGCCAAGGGGTTTCAAGCGCCGGGATTATCGTGCGCGATTGGCTTTGCGCGGTGGCGAAGTGCGAGGCAGGTTAA
- a CDS encoding ABC transporter ATP-binding protein produces the protein MTQDHHLETRNLGAGYEKRMILKDVSLTVPAGKITAIVGGNASGKSTLLRTLARILQPKSGAVLLDGEAVHQMKSRKLAQVMGLLPQSPIAPEGIAVDDLVGRGRHPHQGLFSRWSAEDDRAVARALAATGTEELAERDLDTLSGGQRQRVWIAMALAQETDLLLLDEPTTFLDVAHQVEVLDLLVDLNTAQGTTIVMVLHDLNLAARYADHLIAVGDGGIRAEGPATDVLTEEMVKTVFGLSCRIVSDPVSQTPCMVPIGRHKTIPSHKDAAA, from the coding sequence ATGACCCAAGATCACCATCTTGAAACGCGAAATCTCGGCGCGGGCTATGAAAAGCGCATGATTTTAAAGGATGTATCTCTCACCGTGCCTGCGGGCAAGATCACAGCCATCGTGGGCGGCAATGCTTCGGGCAAGTCGACGCTTTTGCGAACGCTGGCGCGGATTTTACAGCCTAAATCCGGCGCGGTTCTGCTAGATGGCGAAGCGGTGCACCAGATGAAATCGCGCAAGCTGGCGCAGGTTATGGGGCTACTGCCGCAATCGCCCATCGCGCCTGAGGGAATCGCCGTGGACGACCTTGTTGGGCGCGGACGGCATCCGCATCAGGGGCTGTTCTCGCGCTGGTCGGCAGAGGATGACCGCGCCGTTGCCCGCGCGCTTGCCGCGACCGGGACCGAAGAGCTGGCCGAGCGGGATCTCGATACGCTATCGGGCGGGCAGCGTCAGCGGGTGTGGATTGCCATGGCCTTGGCGCAAGAGACCGACCTATTGCTGTTGGATGAGCCGACCACCTTTCTGGACGTGGCGCATCAGGTCGAGGTGCTGGACCTGCTCGTCGATCTTAACACCGCGCAAGGCACAACGATTGTCATGGTGCTGCATGATCTGAACCTTGCCGCACGCTATGCCGATCACCTGATCGCCGTGGGCGATGGCGGCATCCGTGCCGAGGGGCCGGCCACTGACGTCCTAACAGAAGAGATGGTGAAAACCGTCTTCGGCCTCTCGTGCCGTATTGTCAGCGATCCCGTCTCGCAAACGCCCTGTATGGTGCCAATTGGACGTCACAAAACCATACCATCGCACAAAGATGCCGCAGCCTGA
- a CDS encoding SDR family oxidoreductase, with translation MTAEKVALVTAGGSGMGAGAARKLAADGFKVGVLSSSGKGEALGTELGGFGITGSNQSQEALAQLVDGAMDRWGRVDVLVNSAGHGPKGDILEMTDEDWHGGLDVYLMNVIRPTRLVTPIMAAQGGGAIINISTFATFEPDPLFPTSGVFRAGLAGFTKLYADQYAGQNIRMNNVLPGFIDSLPETEDRRARIPKGRYGTEAEVSSLIGWLASEGGAYVTGQNWRIDGGLTRGV, from the coding sequence ATGACAGCAGAAAAAGTAGCACTTGTGACAGCTGGCGGCAGCGGCATGGGCGCGGGTGCGGCCCGCAAACTGGCCGCTGATGGCTTCAAGGTCGGCGTGCTTTCCTCCTCCGGCAAGGGAGAGGCGCTCGGCACAGAATTAGGTGGCTTTGGCATCACCGGTTCGAACCAATCGCAAGAGGCGCTGGCCCAGTTGGTAGATGGCGCGATGGACCGCTGGGGCCGCGTTGATGTGCTGGTGAACTCTGCTGGGCACGGGCCGAAGGGCGACATTCTTGAGATGACCGACGAAGATTGGCACGGCGGTCTGGATGTCTACCTGATGAACGTGATCCGCCCCACGCGTCTGGTGACGCCGATCATGGCGGCGCAGGGCGGCGGCGCGATTATCAATATCTCAACATTTGCCACCTTTGAGCCGGACCCGCTTTTCCCCACCTCAGGCGTCTTCCGGGCCGGGCTCGCGGGTTTCACCAAGCTCTACGCAGATCAATACGCGGGCCAGAACATTCGCATGAACAACGTCCTGCCGGGGTTTATCGACAGTCTGCCCGAGACCGAAGACCGCCGGGCGCGCATTCCCAAGGGGCGCTACGGAACCGAGGCCGAAGTATCTTCGCTGATAGGCTGGCTCGCTTCCGAAGGCGGAGCCTATGTGACCGGGCAGAACTGGCGTATTGATGGTGGGCTGACCCGTGGCGTCTGA
- a CDS encoding iron ABC transporter permease encodes MQVLRPQRLAGFALFLGLLLLITGLSLTVGARSVPWAEIWAGMTGRIETIGAAAVAVRMPRTALAVLAGGALGLAGAVMQGISRNPLADPGILGVNAGAALFVVVGIAWFDISGAHSFLWLGIAGAGVTAIFVYLIGSAGQGGATPLKLTLAGTATSVAVSAFIIAVVLPRNDIAGSVQSWQVGGVGGASFETLLPALPFALVGLALSLASARVLNALALGEELATGLGQSVALGRVMAAAGAVILCGTATALCGPIGFVGLVVPHLCRMIAGIDYKLVLPLSALAGASMLGLSDVLGRVIARPNELDVGIVTAFVGAPFFIWTVRNHRMRGL; translated from the coding sequence ATGCAGGTGCTGCGCCCCCAACGGTTGGCAGGCTTTGCGCTTTTTCTGGGATTGCTGCTGCTGATCACCGGCCTGTCGCTGACTGTGGGCGCGCGGTCGGTGCCGTGGGCGGAGATCTGGGCGGGTATGACGGGCCGGATCGAGACCATCGGCGCGGCGGCGGTCGCGGTGCGGATGCCACGCACGGCGCTGGCCGTTTTGGCGGGCGGAGCGCTTGGCCTTGCAGGGGCGGTGATGCAGGGCATCAGCCGCAACCCGCTGGCCGATCCGGGTATTCTGGGCGTCAACGCGGGCGCGGCGCTTTTCGTTGTTGTGGGCATCGCTTGGTTCGACATTAGCGGCGCACATAGTTTTCTGTGGCTCGGAATCGCCGGGGCTGGGGTGACGGCGATTTTCGTCTACCTGATCGGCTCCGCCGGGCAAGGCGGGGCGACGCCGCTCAAGCTGACCCTTGCCGGCACGGCGACCTCGGTGGCCGTCTCGGCCTTCATCATCGCGGTGGTCCTGCCCCGCAATGACATCGCGGGCTCTGTGCAATCTTGGCAGGTGGGCGGCGTAGGCGGCGCGAGCTTTGAAACCCTCTTGCCTGCCTTACCCTTCGCGCTGGTGGGGCTAGCACTGAGCCTCGCTTCGGCTCGGGTTCTTAATGCTTTGGCCTTGGGCGAAGAACTGGCAACTGGCCTTGGCCAGAGCGTCGCCTTGGGGCGGGTCATGGCGGCGGCGGGGGCGGTGATCCTCTGCGGCACGGCGACGGCGCTTTGCGGGCCGATTGGCTTCGTCGGGCTGGTGGTGCCGCACCTGTGTCGGATGATTGCGGGCATTGATTACAAGCTGGTGCTGCCGCTTTCGGCCTTGGCGGGGGCTTCGATGCTGGGGTTGTCGGATGTGCTCGGCCGCGTCATCGCCCGCCCGAATGAGTTGGACGTGGGCATCGTCACGGCCTTTGTCGGCGCGCCCTTCTTTATCTGGACGGTGCGCAATCACAGGATGCGTGGGCTATGA
- a CDS encoding iron chelate uptake ABC transporter family permease subunit → MNDVTLAAPRVSRSAAARRIQMLGFLAALVFGLVALTLSCGRGCLPPGDVWAALTGAPGANASFVVSELRLPRAVMGLLAGASFGLGGVAFQIMLRNPLASPDIIGISASAGAAAVFAIVILAFDGWLVSLVAVAAGLGVAALIWALSSRRGAAGARLILIGIGVSAMLDSVTAYVLLEAPAWERAEAMRWLTGSLNGMQLVQALPVAGALLIFGGLLAFTARDLEVLRLGDDTAEALGVRADATRLRVTLAAVGLVAIATAATGPIAFVAFLAGPIAARLLPGSRGLLLGAGLVGAVLVIAGDFVGQFLLPARLPVGVVTGAVGAPFLLYLIVRANRNGGTL, encoded by the coding sequence ATGAATGATGTGACCCTCGCCGCCCCGCGCGTGTCCCGCTCCGCTGCCGCGCGACGCATTCAGATGCTAGGCTTTCTCGCGGCGCTCGTCTTTGGTCTGGTTGCACTGACCCTAAGTTGCGGACGAGGCTGCTTGCCGCCGGGCGATGTCTGGGCCGCGCTGACTGGAGCGCCGGGGGCGAATGCGTCTTTCGTGGTGTCCGAATTACGCCTGCCCCGCGCGGTCATGGGGCTGCTGGCCGGGGCGAGTTTTGGCTTGGGAGGGGTGGCGTTTCAGATCATGCTGCGCAACCCCTTGGCCAGCCCCGATATCATCGGCATCAGCGCCAGCGCAGGCGCGGCGGCGGTCTTTGCCATCGTCATTCTGGCCTTCGACGGTTGGTTGGTGTCGCTTGTCGCGGTGGCGGCGGGGCTTGGGGTCGCGGCGCTGATCTGGGCGCTGTCCTCGCGCCGCGGTGCTGCCGGTGCGCGGCTGATCCTGATCGGCATCGGCGTCTCGGCCATGCTCGACAGTGTGACGGCCTATGTCTTGCTCGAAGCGCCCGCATGGGAGCGGGCCGAGGCGATGCGCTGGCTGACCGGCAGCCTCAACGGAATGCAGCTTGTCCAAGCCCTGCCCGTGGCGGGGGCGCTGTTAATCTTCGGTGGGTTATTGGCCTTTACCGCCCGCGATTTGGAAGTGCTGCGCCTTGGCGATGACACCGCCGAGGCCTTGGGTGTGCGGGCCGACGCCACGCGGCTGCGGGTGACGCTGGCCGCCGTCGGCCTTGTGGCCATCGCGACAGCTGCGACCGGGCCGATTGCCTTTGTCGCCTTCCTTGCGGGGCCCATCGCGGCGCGGCTTTTGCCGGGTTCGCGCGGCTTGCTTCTGGGAGCCGGACTGGTGGGTGCCGTTCTGGTCATCGCAGGGGATTTCGTAGGGCAATTCCTTTTGCCCGCGCGTCTGCCAGTGGGGGTCGTCACCGGCGCGGTCGGCGCGCCCTTCCTTTTGTATCTTATCGTTCGCGCCAATAGAAATGGGGGCACGCTATGA
- a CDS encoding DUF6552 family protein translates to MASEVIARAAPAQLAFWVKWVASVIQTLGYAATGFGWTPWNLYLFVVGVLGWLIVGVLWNDRAITLVHLIAMGAMLAGMASQ, encoded by the coding sequence GTGGCGTCTGAGGTAATCGCGCGCGCAGCCCCGGCGCAACTGGCGTTCTGGGTTAAATGGGTCGCCTCGGTGATCCAGACCCTCGGTTATGCCGCCACCGGTTTTGGCTGGACGCCATGGAACCTCTACCTCTTTGTGGTGGGGGTTCTGGGTTGGTTGATCGTCGGGGTGCTTTGGAACGATCGGGCGATTACGCTGGTGCATCTCATCGCCATGGGAGCGATGCTGGCGGGGATGGCAAGCCAGTAA
- a CDS encoding TonB-dependent siderophore receptor has translation MPSFKFNPRHLGRGSIKTALLCCTALVPGSLYAQETYQLDDVILEASAQSSGAADAETVVASELSSGGKLSGEIIDIPASVSVITSREIEARGADSVEQVLNYTAGASTDSYGADDRFDYFILRGFEAYTYRDGLTLGANFGATREEPFAFERVEVIRGASSSTFGLSDPGGSVNYVTKRPRDERFGSVYTSVDSYGSLETGVDFGDKLDEEGTLSYRFTGLLRNGELEYPYSENDEIFAMGGLTWRPSDASELTVIVDHLNRDSVPGSGGFPAGGDFDRSDVFYGEPDYNYRGTERTTVSVLGAHNFGNGLSFGGTLRYSDGADDFGYAYVSDGTPTDGTVDRAFFASDGTSENMISDLHLTYEGFLGGAASTTTAGVEFSWSDDSDKRYYGAAPSVDRDNPTYTGRPASVPIFADLDTETEGKALYLQQQLNWNERFIASFGLRHDWIDVTETNNLAGTVQTNDISETTGRVGLTYKIRPNLSVFGNYAQSVVPAGFGVQPEEGEQFELGTKWQPAGTNALLTASVYDLSKTNITRTNPANNLPETIGEIGVRGIDLEAKAEMGAYTLTAAYSYLDAEIKENGTSGNVGNRPGLVAENVASIWASRTWENLGRGDLTVGLGARFNSGYYYSDSNTAGETGSFVVVDAAVSYDLSEQTTLSANVTNLFDEKHTSYGGFYADFYSPGREVTVKLAHSW, from the coding sequence ATGCCCTCTTTCAAATTCAATCCTCGCCACCTCGGGCGCGGCTCTATTAAGACGGCACTTTTATGCTGTACGGCGCTGGTGCCAGGGTCGCTTTACGCGCAAGAGACCTACCAGTTGGATGATGTGATCCTTGAGGCCAGCGCGCAGTCCTCCGGCGCGGCGGATGCTGAAACGGTAGTCGCCAGCGAACTCAGCAGCGGCGGTAAGCTGTCGGGCGAGATCATCGACATCCCGGCCAGCGTCTCGGTCATCACCAGCCGCGAGATCGAAGCGCGTGGCGCGGATAGCGTGGAGCAGGTGCTGAACTACACCGCCGGTGCCAGCACCGACAGCTATGGCGCGGATGACCGGTTCGATTATTTTATCCTGCGCGGGTTCGAGGCCTATACCTACCGCGACGGCCTAACGCTTGGCGCGAACTTTGGCGCCACCCGCGAAGAGCCTTTTGCCTTTGAGCGGGTCGAGGTGATCCGGGGCGCGTCATCTTCGACCTTTGGCCTCTCCGACCCTGGCGGCTCGGTCAACTATGTCACCAAACGTCCCCGCGACGAGCGCTTTGGCAGTGTCTATACTTCGGTGGACTCCTACGGCAGCTTGGAAACCGGTGTGGATTTCGGCGACAAGCTGGATGAGGAAGGCACGCTTAGCTACCGTTTCACCGGCCTGCTGCGCAATGGCGAGCTTGAATATCCCTACTCCGAGAATGACGAGATCTTTGCGATGGGCGGCCTGACATGGCGCCCCTCCGATGCCTCCGAGCTGACCGTGATTGTCGATCACCTTAACCGCGATTCCGTGCCCGGCAGCGGCGGTTTCCCTGCGGGCGGCGATTTTGATCGGAGCGACGTGTTCTATGGCGAGCCTGACTATAACTACCGTGGCACCGAGCGGACGACCGTCTCTGTTCTGGGCGCGCATAACTTTGGCAACGGGCTGAGTTTTGGCGGCACCCTGCGTTACAGCGATGGCGCGGATGACTTCGGCTATGCCTATGTCAGCGACGGCACGCCCACCGATGGCACGGTGGACCGCGCCTTTTTTGCCAGCGATGGCACGAGCGAGAACATGATCTCTGACCTGCATCTGACCTATGAGGGTTTCCTCGGCGGAGCGGCGAGCACAACCACGGCGGGGGTCGAATTCTCTTGGTCTGATGACAGTGACAAGCGCTACTACGGCGCGGCACCTTCGGTTGATCGCGACAATCCGACCTACACCGGTCGTCCAGCCAGCGTGCCGATCTTTGCCGACCTCGATACCGAGACGGAAGGCAAGGCGCTTTACCTTCAGCAACAATTGAACTGGAACGAACGTTTTATCGCCTCATTCGGTCTGCGGCACGACTGGATCGATGTGACCGAGACCAACAATCTTGCCGGCACGGTGCAGACCAACGACATCAGCGAAACGACAGGCCGGGTGGGGCTGACCTATAAGATCAGACCCAACCTGTCGGTCTTCGGGAACTACGCGCAGTCGGTCGTGCCTGCAGGTTTCGGTGTCCAGCCGGAAGAGGGCGAACAATTCGAACTGGGCACTAAGTGGCAACCGGCGGGCACCAATGCGCTGCTGACGGCCTCGGTCTATGACCTGTCGAAAACCAACATCACCCGCACCAACCCGGCGAATAATTTGCCGGAAACCATCGGTGAGATCGGCGTGCGCGGCATTGATCTGGAAGCCAAGGCTGAGATGGGCGCCTATACGCTGACCGCCGCCTACAGCTATCTGGATGCCGAGATCAAAGAGAACGGCACCTCTGGCAATGTGGGCAATCGTCCCGGTCTTGTGGCTGAAAATGTCGCCTCGATCTGGGCCAGCCGGACGTGGGAAAACCTTGGGCGCGGTGATCTGACAGTTGGTCTGGGTGCACGGTTCAATAGTGGCTATTACTACAGCGACAGTAACACCGCAGGCGAGACAGGCAGCTTTGTCGTGGTGGATGCCGCGGTAAGCTACGACCTCTCCGAGCAGACCACACTGTCGGCCAATGTGACCAACCTGTTCGACGAAAAGCATACCTCCTACGGCGGTTTCTACGCTGACTTCTACAGCCCCGGCCGTGAAGTCACCGTGAAGCTGGCCCATAGCTGGTGA
- a CDS encoding iron-siderophore ABC transporter substrate-binding protein, which yields MSFGATVTSAQEFPITVEHAFGETTIEERPERVASVGWANHEVPLALGIVPVGFARASWGDDDGDGLLPWVIEKLDELNAEVPTLFDEGDGIDFEAVASTQPDVILAAYSGLSQSDYDTLSRIAPVIAYPEAAWTTTWRQMIRQNAAGLGMAEEGEAMVAEIEARIATARREHPELAGKTGMFVTHLDPRDLSTIGFYAAADQRVQFLTDIGMDTPQAVREASEAGKYSGRVSAERIDLFEDVDVVVTYGDQARLDELAKNPLIARFPAIARGSVVLLANDPMGTAANPTPLSIDYVLDDYLARLSAAATRGE from the coding sequence ATGTCCTTTGGCGCGACTGTCACCTCGGCGCAGGAATTTCCCATCACCGTGGAACACGCCTTTGGCGAGACCACCATCGAAGAGCGCCCCGAGCGGGTGGCCTCGGTCGGCTGGGCCAATCACGAAGTGCCCTTGGCGTTGGGCATCGTGCCCGTGGGTTTCGCCCGCGCCTCATGGGGAGACGACGATGGCGATGGGCTTTTGCCTTGGGTTATCGAAAAGCTGGACGAACTGAACGCAGAGGTGCCCACGCTCTTTGACGAAGGCGACGGCATTGATTTCGAGGCGGTGGCCAGCACGCAACCCGATGTGATCCTCGCCGCCTATTCCGGCCTGTCGCAGTCGGATTATGACACGTTGAGCCGCATCGCCCCGGTCATCGCCTATCCCGAAGCCGCATGGACGACCACATGGCGCCAGATGATCCGCCAGAACGCAGCGGGCCTTGGCATGGCCGAGGAAGGCGAGGCGATGGTGGCCGAGATCGAAGCGCGTATCGCCACAGCCCGTAGGGAACACCCCGAGCTTGCTGGAAAGACTGGCATGTTCGTCACCCATCTTGACCCGCGCGACCTCAGCACCATCGGTTTCTATGCTGCCGCAGACCAGCGCGTGCAATTCCTGACCGACATCGGCATGGACACGCCTCAAGCGGTGCGCGAGGCGAGCGAAGCCGGGAAGTATTCGGGCCGGGTCAGCGCCGAGCGGATCGACCTCTTTGAAGACGTGGACGTTGTCGTGACCTATGGCGATCAGGCGCGGTTGGATGAGCTGGCCAAGAACCCGCTGATAGCGCGCTTTCCTGCCATTGCCCGTGGGTCGGTCGTGCTTTTGGCGAATGATCCGATGGGTACTGCAGCCAACCCGACGCCCCTGTCGATCGACTATGTCCTCGACGATTACCTCGCGCGGCTAAGCGCGGCTGCCACGCGCGGCGAATGA
- a CDS encoding GntR family transcriptional regulator, producing the protein MPRTAKRHMKDQIYDIFLGRIQRGEISHGDRFVDTAVAEEFNVSRMPVRDALMRLSHEGYLDSTTRGFTLPNLSMRQICEIFELRRLLEPRAAALATNQLTEDDIATLTRAVEQSERTLETGEIESLYAASEDIRRTWIMAVPNIELRDTILRYMAQIQAVRMATLRDATAHETLVDLQRDMLRAFVERDAAKVELLLLRYVLAGEDSFLRLKAREQD; encoded by the coding sequence ATGCCCCGCACTGCCAAGCGCCACATGAAAGATCAGATCTATGACATCTTCCTTGGGCGGATACAGCGGGGGGAGATCAGCCATGGCGACCGCTTTGTCGACACTGCCGTCGCCGAAGAGTTCAATGTCTCGCGGATGCCCGTGCGCGATGCGCTGATGCGCCTGTCACATGAGGGCTATCTCGACAGCACGACGCGGGGCTTCACCCTGCCCAACCTGTCGATGCGCCAGATATGCGAGATTTTCGAACTGCGCCGTCTGCTGGAACCCCGCGCCGCCGCGCTGGCGACCAATCAGCTGACCGAAGACGACATCGCCACTCTCACCCGCGCGGTCGAGCAATCCGAACGCACCTTAGAGACTGGCGAAATTGAGAGCCTCTACGCCGCCTCGGAAGACATCCGCCGCACATGGATCATGGCCGTGCCCAATATCGAGCTGCGCGACACGATCCTGCGCTACATGGCGCAAATCCAAGCCGTTCGCATGGCAACCCTGCGCGACGCCACCGCCCACGAAACCCTCGTCGATCTTCAACGCGACATGCTGCGCGCCTTTGTCGAACGCGACGCGGCCAAGGTTGAGCTTTTGCTCCTGCGCTATGTTTTGGCCGGGGAGGATAGCTTCCTGCGCCTCAAAGCCCGCGAGCAGGATTAA